Genomic DNA from Oryza sativa Japonica Group chromosome 5, ASM3414082v1:
TTTTCGAAAGCACCTTCTCAGAACTAGAAAGTGATGAGCAGCAGAGAACCCACTTCTGTGGTGATCCAGATGGCCATTTCCAGTTATTACCACAATCTTGATTGGATCCTATTTGAGATGACCTGGAAAAGCCGGTTATTCTACAGTAAGTGCTCGTACATGTCAATGTTCAACCATTAAGAAACATGTTTCAAACAACAGGTTCAAAAGATACCCTTTGAGTGTTGTTTTCCTTTTAGGTTGCTTTTGCTGTTCAGAATTTTCATTGGGTAACTTTGTAGACCGATGTAGAGGGCATAACATCACAAAATTTTCCTGccaatgaaaaaattgaaacaaaACAATAAGGTACAGATTTATGGCTGTCAAACGTTCAGAAATGATTCTGGTATAGTTGAAACCACTgcctcaaaatatatataaagaacACCATATGGACTTACATTATCCCATCTGCATTCTGGGATTAGTTTAGCACAGGTGAAGTGGAAACTTCTCCGACAACTCATCTCAAAGCATCCAAGTGCAGCTCCTTTAATTCCACAGCAAGCACATTTGATCCGTCTGCTTCTCGCCAATTCAGTTGTAAGATTAAAGGCAGAATCATCTTCGAAGTAGACATCAGGAGCCCttcaagaaaataataaaaaatattcagATTAATATTGCATactgaaatcttttttttttctgatattATCTTGCACTAGAAAGGATAACAAACCACTCAAGGCAGTTCTTGTGAGAGTGCACCACATTGGCTCCTCCATTGAACTCTGCAGGGACTTGTTTCCCATTTTGATAATGAACCATCTCTCCAGACTCCtaaaagagaaaaggagggagatTTGGTTATCTTCTAGGAGTATGTTCATTAGCAGGGAATATGTTAGATTTGGAGAAAAGGACATTTGCATATAAACACGGCAGAAGTCAGAAGATACCTCTGTGATGACATCGGTCTGGCAGAAAGCACAGGAAACCTTCAAAGTAGATACCTCACACTTCTTCAGTAAAACATTACGTGCAGGGCATGCTTGAAGGTTTCCAAAGTTCTCCGTTCCAAAACAATCTGGTTGTTCGCTAAATTTTGCTTGCTTGTACTTAACAGATGCAGTCCTTACTGAAGGAGCTGTACATACTGCCTCTTTATTTTGGCATTTCCCATGTAAAATAATAGGTGTCATTGTCGTGTTCTCAAGTTTATTCTTACCTTCCTGTTCTCCACAAACTTTGCTATGTCTTCTAGCGTTGGAGGATTTGCGTTGAATGCTGCCTTTTGTGAGGGTGTGAAGCTGTGGTATTTCTGTTTCATTTCCAGATCCTGAAGGAACTTCAACCGGTTTAGCTATAGCGTGGTCAGACATTCTTCTGACTCTCTTACTTCTTGGCTCACTATTCTTCTCTGTAGTATCTGAAATAGTTTTCCCTGCCATTTCCAGCTTCCTTGCACTTCCCTTTCGTCGACTAGTTTTCTCCAAGTTTTGGATCCTTTCAGAAAGGGGTTTGTCAGGTGCTTCAACATCCAAACCCTCCTTAGGAAGATATGACTCTGGGGAGTTATCACTAGAGCCATGAATTGGCTTGCTGTTGCTAGAGGCCTTGTTTCTTCTACCTGAAGTATTCCTCCCTACAGCACTGCTGCTTTTCTGACAAGATTTTAGGGCAGCACTTTTACGTCTATTTGAACCTTGTTGATTGGCATCAGACTTTTTTATGCAGGGCTCAGCACGATTGGACAATTTTGCACTGTTTTTGTTACTGGGACttgttttctttctcttctgcttTGTTGCTTTTGTATTGACAAGCTGAGCTGCATTACTTGCATTACCCAGCTTATCAAATGAACCACCAATATGCACATCTTCTTCATCACCCTTCTCTTCAATTTGATCTAGTTTACTCTTAGCTTTACTCTGAACAGACAAAATAGCTGAGTCATCAAATATTAAAtgcaaaataaatgaaaatcaacagGTCATAAAAGAGGAAAAAAGTGAGAAAAGTATAGTGCCTCTTGATCCACTTAGGCACTTAGCAAAATACCTGCTTTTTCAATGGAGTGGAATACAATTCAGGAGAGCATGGTCTCTGGGTCCATTCAAATATTTCACTGTCAAAGAGTTCTGTAGCCGCAGCTTTGCTCTGAAACTCATGTAGCAAAATGAGAAGccaaaagaaaaattcaaaaagaacGGTAGAGGTGGTCAGAAGAACTTACATTTGGAGTTGTATTTAAAGGGATTTCGTCATCAGAATCTTTAATATCGCTAAAAGAGGGTGCATTATGACGCAAGGGTGTGTCTAAAGATTGCGTTTCACTTAACGTCTCAGCGGTACAgccttcttgttcttcttgttCCCTTAGCCAAAAAAAGGGTGACAATGAAGGACTTCCAGGTTGACCCGATGCCACTGCTTTATTCTTTCCTTCAACATCATTATTCAGATTATTTTTTGGCTCTTCAGGCTTCATAATCTTCTCAGCTCTTATTGGTGTCTCAGATTCAGGGAATGGTTTCACTTGTATTCTTTTGTTAGTAGAGAAGGAAGGCTTTGTAGTAGGTTGGGATGCAGAAGCTGTAGCATCCTTTGCTGTATTTTTTTCCATCTCGGATGTTACCTTCCTTTTTCGTGTCAATGATTTTTGTGACCTTTTGGAATTTTTCCCGCTGTTGACACAATCTGATCCATCTTCAAACATGAACAAGATAGTGAGCTAAAGATTGACAACTATCCATCTTCTCTAagcatagattttttttcatagagAGCCAATTATCCAGCAAGCATTATGTTGAAATGAATTCAATAATGGGGTACAGACAAAGAAGCACAGAACAATCACTGTTAACTTATGTTGACAATGTAGCACAGAAGAGATGCAAAACAAACATTGTAACTGAATTGAACAGTGTAGTACAAAAAAGGAGTTACAAAAAAATCACTTTAACTAAATCAATCAATGAGGTTGCTACTTTGCACATATGCTAGAAAATAGAATAAGAACATGCTACAACACAATTACCTGCAAGTTTTACCACAGGAGCCTCCTGTGTTGAGACAACATTGGTACCTGCTGCAGCCTCCATGCTTTTGAAAATGCTGACCAGATTGTCCATGTGAGGTGCTGGTCGCATTTCTGCAAGCAAACCAAGCCCTTGAGTGTCAGTTTTGGACCTTGTAGATATCAAGCTGAAGCCATTAAGGTATCATATCCAAGTTTCCACTAAAGGTCAAGTTCATCAAATACAGTACTTCATATCAAATTTTGAAATATTGCTGAATGAGGTGTGCTGCCCATGCTCAGCGAAAAGCAAATTTATCACCGGCAGTCCGATAAGCACTACTCCTTcagtcccataaaaaacgaatctaggacCGGACGTGACATATTCTATTACTACGAATTTGGAGTACATAAGAAACTCTAATAGTTCAATGTCCGATCCATGAGTGACACTAAACCTAGGCAGTTAGTTTAATTCGTGTGTTTTTCATGCCTATCACG
This window encodes:
- the LOC4339293 gene encoding protein BREAST CANCER SUSCEPTIBILITY 1 homolog isoform X1, with translation MADTGSLEKMGRELKCPICLSLLSSAVSISCNHVFCNDCLTESMKSTSSCPVCKVPFRRREMRPAPHMDNLVSIFKSMEAAAGTNVVSTQEAPVVKLADGSDCVNSGKNSKRSQKSLTRKRKVTSEMEKNTAKDATASASQPTTKPSFSTNKRIQVKPFPESETPIRAEKIMKPEEPKNNLNNDVEGKNKAVASGQPGSPSLSPFFWLREQEEQEGCTAETLSETQSLDTPLRHNAPSFSDIKDSDDEIPLNTTPNSKAAATELFDSEIFEWTQRPCSPELYSTPLKKQSKAKSKLDQIEEKGDEEDVHIGGSFDKLGNASNAAQLVNTKATKQKRKKTSPSNKNSAKLSNRAEPCIKKSDANQQGSNRRKSAALKSCQKSSSAVGRNTSGRRNKASSNSKPIHGSSDNSPESYLPKEGLDVEAPDKPLSERIQNLEKTSRRKGSARKLEMAGKTISDTTEKNSEPRSKRVRRMSDHAIAKPVEVPSGSGNETEIPQLHTLTKGSIQRKSSNARRHSKVCGEQEGKNKLENTTMTPIILHGKCQNKEAVCTAPSVRTASVKYKQAKFSEQPDCFGTENFGNLQACPARNVLLKKCEVSTLKVSCAFCQTDVITEESGEMVHYQNGKQVPAEFNGGANVVHSHKNCLEWAPDVYFEDDSAFNLTTELARSRRIKCACCGIKGAALGCFEMSCRRSFHFTCAKLIPECRWDNENFVMLCPLHRSTKLPNENSEQQKQPKRKTTLKGITGFSRSSQIGSNQDCGNNWKWPSGSPQKWVLCCSSLSSSEKELVSEFAKLAGVPISATWSPNVTHVIASTDLSGACKRTLKFLMAILNGRWIVSIDWVKTCMECMEPIDEHKFEVATDVHGITDGPRLGRCRVIDRQPKLFDSMRFYLHGDYTKSYRGYLQDLVVAAGGIVLQRKPVSRDQQKLLDDSSDLLIVYSFENQDRAKSKAETKAADRRQADAQALACASGGRVVSSAWVIDSIAACNLQPL
- the LOC4339293 gene encoding protein BREAST CANCER SUSCEPTIBILITY 1 homolog isoform X2, with the protein product MADTGSLEKMGRELKCPICLSLLSSAVSISCNHVFCNDCLTESMKSTSSCPVCKVPFRRREMRPAPHMDNLVSIFKSMEAAAGTNVVSTQEAPVVKLADCVNSGKNSKRSQKSLTRKRKVTSEMEKNTAKDATASASQPTTKPSFSTNKRIQVKPFPESETPIRAEKIMKPEEPKNNLNNDVEGKNKAVASGQPGSPSLSPFFWLREQEEQEGCTAETLSETQSLDTPLRHNAPSFSDIKDSDDEIPLNTTPNSKAAATELFDSEIFEWTQRPCSPELYSTPLKKQSKAKSKLDQIEEKGDEEDVHIGGSFDKLGNASNAAQLVNTKATKQKRKKTSPSNKNSAKLSNRAEPCIKKSDANQQGSNRRKSAALKSCQKSSSAVGRNTSGRRNKASSNSKPIHGSSDNSPESYLPKEGLDVEAPDKPLSERIQNLEKTSRRKGSARKLEMAGKTISDTTEKNSEPRSKRVRRMSDHAIAKPVEVPSGSGNETEIPQLHTLTKGSIQRKSSNARRHSKVCGEQEGKNKLENTTMTPIILHGKCQNKEAVCTAPSVRTASVKYKQAKFSEQPDCFGTENFGNLQACPARNVLLKKCEVSTLKVSCAFCQTDVITEESGEMVHYQNGKQVPAEFNGGANVVHSHKNCLEWAPDVYFEDDSAFNLTTELARSRRIKCACCGIKGAALGCFEMSCRRSFHFTCAKLIPECRWDNENFVMLCPLHRSTKLPNENSEQQKQPKRKTTLKGITGFSRSSQIGSNQDCGNNWKWPSGSPQKWVLCCSSLSSSEKELVSEFAKLAGVPISATWSPNVTHVIASTDLSGACKRTLKFLMAILNGRWIVSIDWVKTCMECMEPIDEHKFEVATDVHGITDGPRLGRCRVIDRQPKLFDSMRFYLHGDYTKSYRGYLQDLVVAAGGIVLQRKPVSRDQQKLLDDSSDLLIVYSFENQDRAKSKAETKAADRRQADAQALACASGGRVVSSAWVIDSIAACNLQPL
- the LOC4339293 gene encoding protein BREAST CANCER SUSCEPTIBILITY 1 homolog isoform X3, whose product is MADTGSLEKMGRELKCPICLSLLSSAVSISCNHVFCNDCLTESMKSTSSCPVCKVPFRRREMRPAPHMDNLVSIFKSMEAAAGTNVVSTQEAPVVKLADGSDCVNSGKNSKRSQKSLTRKRKVTSEMEKNTAKDATASASQPTTKPSFSTNKRIQVKPFPESETPIRAEKIMKPEEPKNNLNNDVEGKNKAVASGQPGSPSLSPFFWLREQEEQEGCTAETLSETQSLDTPLRHNAPSFSDIKDSDDEIPLNTTPNSKAAATELFDSEIFEWTQRPCSPELYSTPLKKQSKAKSKLDQIEEKGDEEDVHIGGSFDKLGNASNAAQLVNTKATKQKRKKTSPSNKNSAKLSNRAEPCIKKSDANQQGSNRRKSAALKSCQKSSSAVGRNTSGRRNKASSNSKPIHGSSDNSPESYLPKEGLDVEAPDKPLSERIQNLEKTSRRKGSARKLEMAGKTISDTTEKNSEPRSKRVRRMSDHAIAKPVEVPSGSGNETEIPQLHTLTKGSIQRKSSNARRHSKVCGEQEGKNKLENTTMTPIILHGKCQNKEAVCTAPSVRTASVKYKQAKFSEQPDCFGTENFGNLQACPARNVLLKKCEVSTLKVSCAFCQTDVITEESGEMVHYQNGKQVPAEFNGGANVVHSHKNCLEWAPDVYFEDDSAFNLTTELARSRRIKCACCGIKGAALGCFEMSCRRSFHFTCAKLIPECRWDNENFVMLCPLHRSTKLPNENSEQQKQPKRKTTLKGSSQIGSNQDCGNNWKWPSGSPQKWVLCCSSLSSSEKELVSEFAKLAGVPISATWSPNVTHVIASTDLSGACKRTLKFLMAILNGRWIVSIDWVKTCMECMEPIDEHKFEVATDVHGITDGPRLGRCRVIDRQPKLFDSMRFYLHGDYTKSYRGYLQDLVVAAGGIVLQRKPVSRDQQKLLDDSSDLLIVYSFENQDRAKSKAETKAADRRQADAQALACASGGRVVSSAWVIDSIAACNLQPL